One window of Xylocopa sonorina isolate GNS202 chromosome 9, iyXylSono1_principal, whole genome shotgun sequence genomic DNA carries:
- the LOC143427729 gene encoding uncharacterized protein LOC143427729, with translation MQNPRLNVSCYLIVALLFLAPFSYAGNDTNDTSQIKRCNVSVGLNQCGKNERCFQRARNEEAQCICKIGYNLEGGQCVQLTTTTISNVTDQLNAKDNSGGSSVAAGLLIPTFLIVVCFLLYFVARRYKWLQRVRQLRPNHYGNVLVTRDDDDDDDPPIA, from the exons atgcaaAATCCTCGACTCAATGTTTCGTGCTATCTCATCGTGGCACTACTTTTTCTAGCGCCATTCAGTTACGCAG gAAATGACACGAACGACACGAGTCAGATCAAACGGTGTAACGTGAGCGTGGGATTGAATCAGTGCGGCAAGAACGAGAGATGCTTCCAACGCGCGAGGAACGAGGAGGCGCAGTGCATATGTAAGATAGGATACAACCTGGAGGGTGGACAGTGTGTGCAACTTACCACAACCACGATTAGTAACGTGACTGATCAACTGAACGCTAAAGACAACTCGGGAG GTAGTTCTGTAGCTGCCGGTTTATTAATACCAACCTTCCTCATAGTGGTGTGTTTCCTGCTGTACTTTGTCGCGAGACGATACAAGTGGCTGCAACGGGTACGACAGCTTCGTCCAAATCATTACGGTAATGTCCTAGTCACGAgagacgatgacgacgacgacgacccaCCAATAGCGTAA